DNA sequence from the Tenacibaculum mesophilum genome:
AAAAGCGGATAAAGTACTCATCTGTGATACCGATTTATTGGAAACCAAAGTATATTCTGAAGAATATTATGGCGGATTCGTAGATCCGAAATTAGACGAGGCTGCTATTGCAAATACTTACGATATTTATTTCTTAACCTACATCGATACGCCTTGGGAAGCGGATGATTTACGCGACAGACCCGAGCAACGATTGGAAATGTTTAAAGCCTTTGAAAATGCGTTGAAAAAATACAACCGTCCGTATGTATTGTTAAAAGGAGACAAAGAAACCCGCTTAAAAAAAGCAGTCGAAATTATTGATGCGTTACTCGCTAAAAAAGAAAACTTATACTCTTTTTCCGACACCCTTACCGATTTAGACATGCACTTCATGCACCAATCACCCGACACGCCTAATTACGATATGTAAGTATTGCTA
Encoded proteins:
- a CDS encoding AAA family ATPase; protein product: MEKALTQQPINLVKVVLFGPESTGKTTLSGQLARHYNTVWAPEFAREYLQDKWNNERKTCEQHDLIPIAEGQMDLENELAKKADKVLICDTDLLETKVYSEEYYGGFVDPKLDEAAIANTYDIYFLTYIDTPWEADDLRDRPEQRLEMFKAFENALKKYNRPYVLLKGDKETRLKKAVEIIDALLAKKENLYSFSDTLTDLDMHFMHQSPDTPNYDM